Within the Ochrobactrum sp. Marseille-Q0166 genome, the region GTGAGAACACGTCGAATTATGGCTTTTCTTATCGATTATGTTATTGTTTTTCTGCTGTGCATTCCGGCGGCAATCGTGATTTTCATTCTTGGAATTCTCACGCTTTCACTGGGATGGGCGCTTTACGCCATCATGTTTCCGGTGGTCGCTTTGTTCTATGTGTCACGCACGCTCGGTGGCCCACAGCAGGCGACAAAGGGTATGCAGATGATGAACATCAAGATGGTTCGTCTTGAAGGCGGCACGATCGATCCGATGTTGGCGGTGGCCCACACAGTGCTATTCTGGGGCCTGAATGTGGTGCTTACACCGCTAATACTGTTGGCCACGCTCGTGATTGACCGCAAACGTACTGTGCACGACCTTCTTCTTGGAACCGCAGTCATCCGTTCGGACCGCTAAAACCAAGCATCAAAAAAATTCAGAGCCGACTGCGCAAAAGTCTATTGACGTTTTGTGCAGTCGGCTCAATCTTTAGAGCTTAAAGAGATGGTTCGGTATTGCCGTTTCGTGGATATTGAATGACCCATCAACCGCAACAGTCTCCGCAGTTTTTCTTAACGGCTCCATCGCCCTGTCCGTATCTTGACGGACAGATGGAACGGAAAGTGTTTACGCATCTGGTGGGCGACAAGGCCAGAGAAATCAACGACCTGCTTACGCAAGGTGGTTTCCGCCGATCTCAGAACATTGCTTATCGCCCAGCCTGCGAACTTTGCCGCGCTTGCGTTTCGGTACGAATCCTGACTGGCGAATTTGAGATGAACCGCAGCATGCGGCGTGTCTGGAACCTTAATCGTGATCTGATAGGCCGTGAGCACAAGGCGCAACCGAGCACCGAACAATATGCTCTCTTCCGGGATTATCTGGATGCGCGCCACCATTCAGGCGGCATGTCCGATATGACAGTGCTCGATTATGCCATGATGGTTGAAGATACCCACGTCAACACGCAGATTATCGAATATCGCAGACGCGGGCCGGACAGCTTTATCAGCGCCAAAGGTGACGGGGAGCTTATCGCGGTAGCGCTTACCGACGTGATGGCCGACGGCCTCTCTATGGTCTATTCATTCTTCTCACCGCATATGCATGATCGATCGCTCGGAACCTTCATGATCCTTGATCATATTGAGCGCGCGCGGGCGGCTGGCCTCCCCTATGTCTATCTTGGCTATTGGGTCGAAGGGTCACGCAAGATGCAATATAAGACGCGCTTCAAACCGCAAGAACATCTCGGTCCTCGCGGCTGGCAGAAGTTTGAGGGCTAGAAACAAATAAGGCGGCATAAGCCGCCTTTATTTTAAAAC harbors:
- a CDS encoding RDD family protein: MSDNILHGEVIGPHYESRAFFEGVRTRRIMAFLIDYVIVFLLCIPAAIVIFILGILTLSLGWALYAIMFPVVALFYVSRTLGGPQQATKGMQMMNIKMVRLEGGTIDPMLAVAHTVLFWGLNVVLTPLILLATLVIDRKRTVHDLLLGTAVIRSDR
- a CDS encoding arginyltransferase, whose amino-acid sequence is MTHQPQQSPQFFLTAPSPCPYLDGQMERKVFTHLVGDKAREINDLLTQGGFRRSQNIAYRPACELCRACVSVRILTGEFEMNRSMRRVWNLNRDLIGREHKAQPSTEQYALFRDYLDARHHSGGMSDMTVLDYAMMVEDTHVNTQIIEYRRRGPDSFISAKGDGELIAVALTDVMADGLSMVYSFFSPHMHDRSLGTFMILDHIERARAAGLPYVYLGYWVEGSRKMQYKTRFKPQEHLGPRGWQKFEG